In a single window of the Rhodamnia argentea isolate NSW1041297 chromosome 2, ASM2092103v1, whole genome shotgun sequence genome:
- the LOC115735484 gene encoding probable serine/threonine-protein kinase At1g09600, translating to MGCLCSKEAVVDEKIEEDVKAAELSKSSLQLVAPSAKIEDIAIELQGKGRNDGLAHSMSRASSQVHRGSVHGVSSEEAEKKTRIVERPAKGHQRGISMELGPNGSQQGTSRIVSIPHGAEGEQIAAGWPSWLTSVAADAIRGLVPRKAESFKKLNQIGQGTYSTVYKARDLETGKIVAMKKVRFANMDPESVRFMAREIHILRKLDHPNIMKLEGIVTSRISGSLYLVFEYMEHDLAGLIARPGVKLSEPQIKCFMQQLLRGLEHCHKRGVLHRDIKGSNLLISNDGVLKIGDFGLATFFQPDQQQPLTSRVVTLWYRAPELLLGATEYGVAVDLWSTGCILAELFAGEPIMPGRTEVEQLHKIFKLCGSPSEDYWWNTRFPQATSFRTQQHHKRRVAEKFKDFPSSALALIEKLLAMEPKERGSADSALKSEFFMTKPLPCDTSSLPKYPPSKEFDAKLRNLEARRQKAGTVKGRGPESVRRGLRDNKVPTPEFDANGEVCLQGQSNTISISHKFNPQEDSGSGFLIEPPRVNRPNGFSHCSSMIHPSVTESSLTSKGSSRKHPAELKTQKSLMPRATADLSNASLKKDDGAAPKELMQGYVPKKNRIHYSGPLVPPGGNIDDMLKEHERQIQQAVRNARLGRNRTNEYGQPH from the exons ATGGGCTGCTTGTGTTCGAAAGAAGCGGTCGTCGATGAAAAGATTGAGGAAGATGTGAAGGCTGCGGAATTGAGCAAGTCCTCTCTCCAGTTGGTCGCTCCCAGTGCCAAGATAGAGGACATTGCAATAGAGTTACAGGGGAAGGGCAGAAATGATGGCTTGGCTCATTCAATGTCAAGGGCGTCCTCGCAAGTGCATCGGGGTTCCGTGCATGGCGTATCATCAGAAGaagcagaaaagaaaaccaGGATTGTTGAGAGACCCGCAAAGGGACATCAGAGAGGAATAAGCATGGAGTTAGGACCAAATGGATCACAACAGGGGACGTCGAGGATCGTCAGTATTCCTCACGGTGCCGAAGGAGAGCAAATTGCTGCTGGATGGCCATCTTGGCTTACTTCGGTTGCTGCAGATGCTATCAGAGGATTGGTGCCTCGGAAAGCAGAGTCCTTTAAGAAGTTAAACCAA ATTGGACAAGGGACCTACAGCACTGTTTACAAGGCTCGTGACCTTGAAACGGGTAAAATTGTTGCAATGAAGAAAGTGAGGTTTGCTAACATGGATCCCGAGAGTGTGCGCTTCATGGCTAGGGAAATTCATATATTGCGGAAACTTGATCACCCCAACATTATGAAGCTAGAGGGTATTGTCACTTCCAGGATTTCGGGCAGCTTGTATCTTGTGTTTGAGTACATGGAGCATGATCTCGCTGGCCTTATTGCCAGGCCTGGCGTTAAGTTAAGCGAGCCTCAG ATTAAATGTTTTATGCAACAACTGCTTCGTGGACTGGAACACTGCCATAAGCGTGGTGTTTTGCATAGAGACATTAAGGGTTCTAATCTCCTTATCAGCAATGATGGAGTCCTCAAAATCGGCGACTTTGGTCTTGCCACATTTTTTCAGCCTGACCAACAGCAGCCACTGACCAGTCGTGTAGTAACTCTTTGGTATAGGGCACCTGAGCTGCTGCTTGGTGCTACTGAGTATGGAGTTGCCGTGGATCTATGGAGTACTGGCTGCATCCTTGCCGAATTGTTTGCAGGAGAGCCTATTATGCCTGGAAGAACCGAG GTGGAGCAATtacataaaattttcaagttgTGTGGTTCTCCTTCTGAGGATTACTGGTGGAATACAAGGTTTCCACAAGCAACTAGCTTCAGAACTCAGCAACATCATAAACGACGGGTTGcggaaaaattcaaagattttcCTTCTTCCGCTCTGGCACTTATTGAAAAGCTCCTTGCAATGGAGCCAAAAGAGAGAGGATCCGCGGATTCTGCACTGAAAAGTGAG TTTTTCATGACAAAACCCCTTCCATGTGACACATCAAGTCTGCCAAAGTATCCTCCAAGCAAAGAGTTTGATGCCAAGCTGCGAAATTTGGAAGCAAGAAG GCAAAAAGCAGGGACAGTAAAGGGACGAGGACCAGAATCTGTTAGGAGGGGTTTGAGAGATAATAAGGTGCCAACGCCAGAGTTTGATGCTAATGGGGAGGTCTGTTTGCAG GGACAGTCAAATACCATAAGCATTAGTCATAAGTTCAATCCCCAGGAGGATAGTGGGTCCGGTTTCCTAATTGAGCCTCCGAGAGTAAACAGACCAAATGGTTTTTCTCATTGTAGCTCGATGATTCACCCCAGTGTAACCGAATCTTCATTGACCAGTAAGGGTAGCTCCAGGAAGCATCCAGCAGAGTTGAAGACGCAGAAGTCTCTCATGCCGCGTGCAACAGCAGACTTGTCAAATGCATCTCTTAAAAAGGATGACGGGGCGGCTCCTAAAGAATTGATGCAG GGATATGTGCCGAAGAAAAACAGGATCCACTATTCAGGACCGCTGGTGCCTCCAGGAGGGAACATCGATGATATGCTGAAAGAGCACGAGAGACAAATCCAGCAGGCTGTCCGAAATGCGCGTTTGGGCAGGAACAGGACCAACGAGTATGGGCAACCGCATTAG
- the LOC115735736 gene encoding UPF0301 protein BF2109, whose protein sequence is MDLWSLNVKNAGGSPCLLRNSFRDICGKSGKAGTRVFEISVFKKREPSIAPRPVPRRSLTVRALAKKDNDSNSSSPGNGDRSTPDSSDGNRSNDTASQKSNHKNLDWREFRANLFAREQAEKTESEAPNKDEGHHESKPPGIKWAHPIPVPETGCVLVATEKLDGVRTFERTVVLLLRSGTRHPQEGPFGIVINRPLSKKIKHMNPTNLHLATTFADCSVHFGGPLEASMFLLKSGEKAKLPGFEEVIPGLSFGARNNLDEAAALVKKGVLKPQDFRFFMGYAGWQFDQLREEIESDYWYVAACSSNLICGGSSSSSSGLWEEILQLMGGHYSEVSRKPKQDM, encoded by the exons ATGGATCTGTGGTCTCTGAATGTGAAGAACGCAGGCGGGAGCCCCTGTCTTCTTCGCAATTCCTTCCGGGACATTTGTGGGAAATCGGGGAAAGCCGGCACGAGGGTCTTCGAGATCAGCGTGTTCAAGAAGCGGGAGCCCTCCATCGCGCCTCGTCCCGTTCCGCGCCGATCCCTGACTGTTCGAGCTCTGGCCAAGAAGGATAACGACTCCAATTCATCCTCACCCG GAAATGGCGATCGTTCTACTCCAGACTCTTCTGATGGCAACAGATCCAATGATACTGCTTCTCAGAAGTCTAACCATAAGAATCTGGATTGGAGAGAGTTCAGGGCAAATCTTTTTGCGAGGGAACAG GCAGAAAAAACAGAATCAGAGGCTCCCAACAAAGATGAGGGTCATCATGAGTCCAAACCTCCAGGCATTAAGTGGGCACATCCCATTCCAGTACCGGAAACTGGCTGTGTCCTTGTGGCTACGGAAAAGCTTGATGGGGTCCGCACTTTCGAGAGGACGGTTGTTCTCCTTCTCAGATCGGGAACTAGACACCCACAAGAGGGCCCATTTGGAATAGTCATCAACCGGCCACTTAGCAAGAAGATCAAACACATGAACCCCACTAACCTCCATCTTGCCACAACATTTGCCGACTGTTCTGTGCATTTCGGTGGTCCTCTCGAAGCGAGCATGTTTCTACTAAAGTCTGGGGAAAAGGCCAAGCTTCCTGGCTTTGAGGAGGTCATTCCTGGCCTATCTTTTGGTGCACGCAACAATTTGGATGAAGCAGCTGCGCTGGTCAAGAAGGGTGTTCTGAAGCCTCAGGATTTTAGATTCTTTATGGGCTATGCTGGATGGCAATTTGATCAGTTGAGAGAAGAAATAGAATCTGATTATTGGTACGTCGCTGCATGCAGCTCAAATCTGATCTGTGGTGGTTCATCGAGTTCATCCTCAGGCCTTTGGGAGGAGATCCTGCAGCTAATGGGCGGTCACTATTCAGAGGTCAGCCGGAAGCCGAAGCAAGATATGTAG